The Castanea sativa cultivar Marrone di Chiusa Pesio chromosome 11, ASM4071231v1 genome contains a region encoding:
- the LOC142617594 gene encoding F-box/kelch-repeat protein At3g06240-like: MSQTREAPILRRRKNDLPHDIALNILTRLPAKPLIRFRCVCKTWDSSITTPCFISTHLNNLVNDNDNGDGYIIHMPWDTNSSNRAVCTVAFDRTFDRISEIEVPFDFPSGSIQIVGSCNGLLCLAHNRGLTTSDNVIYLWNPSIRKFKRLPDSCLPQMGYEHLGSSTLGFAYHLENNDYKVLRISSYFGIKPHIPDEFEVYTLSSDSWRKVGMSLRASFMECVDNFPLPMPLVSGALHWISRVVEGEEEHKREVIMSFDVNGEKFRMLRMPDGSKSIVRFQTCLASLKGKLALLTFGSIERDYYYSMWVMREYGVLESWNKLFVVPLERISACIGFTMYGSLLIRCVESNNQAEKFVLVDTKTLHEKDFDIQQPLCVATFMESLALLDGANMVSY; encoded by the coding sequence ATGTCACAAACTAGAGAAGCACCGATACTCCGACGAAGGAAGAATGATCTCCCACACGACATTGCACTCAACATCCTGACAAGGCTGCCTGCCAAACCACTCATAAGATTCAGGTGCGTTTGCAAAACCTGGGACTCCTCAATCACCACCCCCTGTTTCATCTCAACTCACCTTAATAACTTAgttaatgataatgataatggtGATGGTTATATCATACACATGCCATGGGATACAAATTCTTCTAACAGAGCAGTCTGTACGGTCGCTTTTGACCGCACCTTTGATAGGATTTCTGAGATCGAAGTTCCCTTTGATTTTCCTTCTGGGTCTATCCAAATAGTCGGTTCCTGCAATGGGTTATTGTGTCTTGCTCATAACAGGGGTCTCACCACTAGTGataatgttatatatttgtggaaCCCCAGCATTAGAAAATTCAAGAGGTTGCCTGATTCTTGCTTACCACAGATGGGTTATGAACACTTGGGTTCTTCTACACTCGGATTTGCATATCATTTGGAGAACAATGACTACAAGGTTTTGAGGATTTCGAGTTATTTTGGGATTAAACCGCACATCCCTGATGAGTTTGAGGTGTACACGTTAAGTTCGGATTCATGGAGAAAGGTTGGGATGTCATTGAGAGCCAGTTTTATGGAATGTGTTGATAATTTTCCTTTGCCAATGCCATTGGTTAGTGGAGCTTTGCACTGGATCTCACGTGTAGTAGAAGGAGAAGAGGAGCACAAGAGGGAAGTGATTATGTCATTTGATGTTAATGGTGAGAAATTTAGAATGTTAAGAATGCCTGATGGTTCTAAGTCAATAGTGAGATTTCAGACATGTCTTGCATCGCTCAAGGGGAAACTGGCTTTGCTTACATTTGGAAGTATTGAACGGGACTATTACTACTCCATGTGGGTGATGAGGGAGTATGGCGTGCTTGAGTCTTGGAATAAACTTTTTGTTGTACCGCTTGAGAGAATATCTGCTTGCATTGGCTTCACCATGTATGGTTCACTTTTGATTCGCTGCGTTGAGTCCAACAATCAAGCAGAGAAGTTTGTTTTAGTTGACACTAAAACTCTACATGAGAAGGATTTTGATATCCAACAACCTTTATGTGTAGCTACTTTCATGGAGAGCCTTGCTTTACTTGATGGAGCAAACATGGTGTCCTACTAA